One Romboutsia sp. 13368 genomic window carries:
- the dusB gene encoding tRNA dihydrouridine synthase DusB — translation MKIGNLNLDNRVFLSPMAGVTDLPFRLICKEQNCGMLYTEMVNAKALCYDDQNTKKMLKIEEEEHPVAIQIFGSDPEYMGGAAKILNSYPNEVLDINMGCPAPKVVKNGDGSALLKNPELAAKVLRSVVENSEKPVTLKIRKGWDDTCINAVEIAKIAENCGISAIAVHGRTREQYYSGKADWDIIREVKENVSIPVIGNGDVFEVEDAINMLNKTNCDAIMIGRGAQGNPWIFKRINHYMQTGEILPEPTLEEKIDTAMKHLKLAVEEHGEYVAVREMRKHIAWYLKGLRNSARVRDEINKIESYEEVVNKLKGYMQDCLTLE, via the coding sequence ATGAAGATAGGCAACTTAAATTTAGATAATAGAGTTTTTTTATCACCTATGGCGGGGGTAACAGATCTTCCATTTAGATTAATTTGTAAAGAGCAAAACTGTGGGATGTTATACACAGAAATGGTTAACGCAAAAGCTTTATGTTATGATGATCAAAATACTAAGAAGATGTTAAAAATAGAGGAAGAAGAACATCCTGTTGCAATACAAATATTTGGATCAGACCCAGAATATATGGGTGGAGCTGCAAAAATATTAAATTCTTATCCTAATGAAGTATTAGATATAAATATGGGATGTCCAGCACCTAAGGTTGTAAAAAATGGTGATGGTTCTGCTCTTTTAAAAAATCCTGAATTAGCAGCGAAAGTCTTAAGATCTGTAGTAGAGAATTCTGAAAAACCAGTTACTCTTAAAATAAGAAAAGGTTGGGATGATACTTGTATAAATGCAGTGGAAATTGCTAAAATTGCAGAAAATTGTGGAATAAGTGCAATAGCTGTTCATGGAAGAACTAGAGAACAGTATTACTCAGGTAAGGCAGATTGGGATATAATAAGAGAAGTTAAAGAAAATGTAAGTATACCTGTTATAGGTAATGGAGACGTTTTCGAAGTTGAAGATGCAATAAATATGTTAAATAAAACAAATTGTGATGCTATAATGATAGGAAGAGGTGCTCAAGGAAACCCATGGATATTCAAGAGAATAAATCATTATATGCAAACGGGTGAAATATTACCAGAGCCTACATTAGAAGAAAAAATAGATACAGCTATGAAACATCTAAAATTAGCAGTTGAAGAACATGGAGAATATGTTGCGGTAAGAGAGATGAGAAAACATATAGCATGGTACTTAAAAGGACTTAGAAATTCTGCTAGAGTTAGAGATGAAATAAATAAAATTGAAAGCTATGAAGAGGTAGTTAACAAGCTAAAAGGCTATATGCAAGACTGCTTGACATTAGAATAA
- a CDS encoding type III pantothenate kinase has product MLLVFDVGNTNMVLGLYKGKELIKYWRINTDKNKTSDEYGILINNLFQYEKIDLDCIEDVIISSVVPDVMHSLENFCKKYCKKQPKVVGPGIKTGLNIKYDNPKQVGADRIVNAVACVEKYGTPIIVVDFGTATTFCAITNNSDYLGGTIAPGLKISSEALFQRASKLPRIELTKPGSVICKNTVSGMQAGVIYGYVGLVEKIIEMMKKELNQENVKVIATGGLSTLIASETKSIDHVDRFLTLDGLRILHEKNKE; this is encoded by the coding sequence ATGCTTTTAGTATTTGATGTTGGAAATACCAATATGGTCTTAGGTCTATATAAAGGTAAAGAACTTATAAAATATTGGAGAATAAATACTGATAAAAATAAAACATCTGATGAATATGGTATTTTAATAAACAACTTATTCCAATATGAAAAGATAGACTTGGATTGTATAGAAGATGTTATAATATCATCTGTAGTTCCAGATGTTATGCATTCTCTTGAGAACTTTTGTAAAAAGTATTGTAAAAAACAACCTAAAGTAGTAGGACCTGGTATAAAAACTGGATTAAATATAAAGTACGATAATCCTAAGCAAGTTGGTGCTGATAGAATAGTTAATGCAGTTGCTTGTGTAGAAAAATATGGGACACCAATTATAGTAGTTGACTTTGGGACAGCTACAACATTCTGTGCTATAACTAATAATTCAGACTATTTAGGTGGAACTATAGCACCGGGATTAAAAATATCTAGTGAAGCATTATTCCAAAGAGCTTCTAAACTACCTAGAATTGAACTAACTAAGCCAGGCTCAGTTATATGCAAAAATACAGTATCAGGTATGCAAGCTGGTGTAATATACGGATATGTAGGATTAGTCGAAAAAATAATAGAAATGATGAAGAAAGAGTTAAACCAAGAGAATGTTAAAGTTATAGCTACAGGAGGTTTATCGACTCTTATTGCTTCAGAAACTAAAAGTATAGATCATGTAGATAGATTTTTAACTTTAGACGGTTTAAGAATCTTACATGAAAAGAATAAAGAATAG
- a CDS encoding ECF transporter S component, translating to MNESPKTMKAKSRKTKKFEVRKMAIIGVLAAISIMLSMTPLGFIPIGPLNLTIMHIPVIIGAVLEGPLVGIIVGLIFGITSLLRAITMPTITNFALINPLVSILPRVLIGIVAYYVYKLTIKLTKNALASGWITGVIGSLVNTVGVLGMTYILYGARYAEALGKSASAAKTLIFTLIATNGVPEAIVGGFVVSAICVVFNKRKR from the coding sequence GTGAATGAATCACCAAAAACTATGAAAGCTAAATCGAGAAAGACGAAAAAATTTGAAGTTAGAAAAATGGCAATAATAGGAGTTTTAGCCGCAATTTCTATTATGTTATCAATGACACCTTTAGGATTTATTCCTATAGGACCGTTAAACTTAACTATAATGCATATACCTGTAATTATAGGCGCAGTATTAGAGGGGCCTTTAGTTGGAATTATAGTAGGACTTATATTTGGAATTACAAGTTTATTAAGAGCCATTACTATGCCTACAATAACTAATTTTGCACTTATAAATCCATTGGTATCTATATTACCAAGAGTACTTATAGGTATAGTGGCTTATTATGTTTATAAACTAACTATTAAACTTACTAAAAATGCTCTTGCATCAGGATGGATAACAGGAGTTATAGGTTCTTTAGTTAACACAGTAGGTGTACTAGGGATGACATATATATTATATGGAGCAAGATATGCTGAAGCTTTAGGTAAAAGCGCATCAGCAGCAAAAACTTTAATATTTACATTAATAGCAACAAATGGAGTACCGGAAGCTATCGTTGGAGGCTTTGTTGTATCGGCCATTTGTGTAGTTTTTAATAAAAGGAAAAGATAG
- a CDS encoding P1 family peptidase has translation MYNNLLDVKGLKVGQIEDIEGLTGCTVVICENGAVCGVDVRGGGPGTRETDLLNPINMIQKVHAVVLSGGSAFGLESTCGVSRYLEEHNIGFDVGVAKVPIVVGAVLFDLAVGNPKSRPDIDMGYTACELASDTVLNQGNFGAGCGATVGKIRGIEYAMKGGIGSHSIKLPNGLVVSALVAVNAFGDVYENGKVIAGTMDDEKKNILNSYELMKNGVNKGGFSIDNTTIGIVATNAKLDKAQCKKVSQMAHNGYAKAIFPIHTPHDGDTIFTISTGEIETDITLLGSLATEVVEKSIINAIKKADSIGKISAYKDIVTNQELLTM, from the coding sequence ATGTATAACAATTTATTAGACGTTAAAGGTTTAAAAGTAGGACAAATTGAAGATATAGAAGGCTTAACTGGATGTACAGTAGTTATATGTGAAAATGGTGCTGTTTGTGGTGTTGATGTAAGAGGTGGTGGTCCAGGTACACGAGAAACTGATTTATTGAATCCTATAAATATGATTCAAAAAGTGCATGCAGTTGTTTTATCTGGTGGATCTGCATTTGGACTAGAATCTACATGTGGTGTAAGTAGATATCTAGAAGAACATAATATAGGTTTCGATGTGGGTGTTGCTAAGGTACCTATAGTTGTAGGAGCAGTATTATTTGATTTAGCAGTAGGAAATCCAAAGTCTAGACCTGATATAGATATGGGATACACGGCTTGTGAATTAGCAAGTGATACTGTTTTAAATCAAGGAAATTTTGGAGCAGGTTGTGGTGCAACAGTAGGTAAAATAAGAGGAATAGAATATGCTATGAAGGGTGGAATAGGTAGTCATTCGATTAAACTTCCTAATGGATTAGTTGTATCTGCCTTAGTTGCAGTAAATGCTTTTGGAGATGTATATGAAAATGGAAAAGTTATAGCAGGAACTATGGATGATGAAAAGAAAAATATTCTAAATAGCTATGAATTAATGAAAAATGGAGTTAATAAAGGTGGATTTAGTATAGATAATACTACAATTGGAATTGTAGCTACTAATGCAAAATTAGATAAAGCTCAATGTAAAAAAGTATCTCAAATGGCTCATAATGGATATGCAAAAGCCATATTCCCTATACATACACCTCATGATGGAGATACAATATTTACTATATCAACTGGTGAGATTGAAACTGATATTACACTTTTAGGATCATTAGCTACTGAAGTTGTAGAAAAAAGCATAATAAATGCGATAAAAAAAGCAGATTCTATAGGGAAAATAAGTGCATATAAAGATATAGTGACTAATCAAGAATTATTGACAATGTAA
- a CDS encoding biotin--[acetyl-CoA-carboxylase] ligase, giving the protein MRGKIIQTLLDNKGNFISSEALSKKLEISSEAIREHIEVLKSAGYNIEEVKKKGYKLVDDLNDLLTYNNISNKLDTKYIGRSIIHFDTIDSTNDYAKKVALQKQEGTVIISEEQTKGKGRIGRQWVSKSREGIWMSIILKPNLIPQKAPFLTLIAGASITKALNNLGVETNIKWPNDIIINNKKIAGILTELSAEIDKINYIVLGIGINVKTIDFSQEISHIATSLYKEGHKISRVDIVRNILEEFERLYLQYINHGLKNETLDICRKHSAIIGKYIYIISNGEKELVKCLDINKEGNLVIKNDENVIKEIMSGEVSIRGVEGYV; this is encoded by the coding sequence ATGAGAGGTAAAATAATACAAACTTTATTAGATAATAAAGGTAATTTTATTTCAAGCGAAGCGTTATCAAAAAAACTTGAGATATCTAGTGAAGCTATAAGGGAACATATAGAGGTATTAAAATCAGCAGGGTATAATATTGAAGAAGTAAAGAAAAAAGGATATAAATTAGTAGACGATTTGAATGATTTATTAACGTATAATAATATTTCTAATAAATTAGATACTAAATATATAGGTAGAAGTATAATTCATTTTGATACGATAGACTCTACCAATGATTATGCAAAAAAAGTAGCATTACAAAAGCAAGAAGGAACAGTTATTATTAGTGAGGAGCAGACAAAAGGTAAAGGCAGAATAGGAAGACAGTGGGTATCTAAATCTAGAGAAGGGATTTGGATGAGTATAATATTAAAGCCTAATCTAATACCTCAAAAAGCACCATTCTTAACGTTAATAGCTGGAGCGAGTATAACTAAAGCATTGAATAATTTAGGTGTAGAAACAAATATAAAGTGGCCTAATGATATTATTATAAATAATAAGAAGATAGCAGGTATTCTTACTGAATTATCTGCAGAGATTGATAAAATAAACTATATTGTGCTAGGTATAGGCATAAATGTAAAAACTATTGATTTTTCCCAGGAAATTTCTCATATAGCGACTTCTTTATATAAAGAAGGTCATAAAATATCTAGAGTAGACATAGTTAGAAATATATTAGAAGAATTTGAAAGGCTATATTTACAATATATAAATCATGGCTTAAAAAATGAAACATTAGATATATGTAGGAAACACTCTGCTATTATAGGAAAATATATATACATAATTAGTAATGGAGAAAAAGAGTTAGTTAAGTGTTTAGATATAAACAAAGAGGGGAATCTAGTAATAAAAAATGATGAAAATGTAATAAAAGAAATTATGTCAGGAGAAGTATCTATAAGAGGTGTTGAAGGGTATGTATAA